Within the Fischerella sp. PCC 9605 genome, the region CTTGAAGGGACTATCGAGACTGCTGGACGTGAATGCAAAGCAGGAACATTCTGGTTTACGCCTGCTAATACCAAGAACGGCCCTCATAAAGCAATTACATCCGTTGAGATTATTACCATTCGTCTCGGTCAAATGGGAGATTTTGAGCAGCTATAAAAATTTCTTGTTTTCTTTGTGTCTTTGTGTCTTTGTGGTTCCTTAACAACCGATTTCTACTTTTTGGAGATACCAAATATGAACACTCCAACTCAACCCAGTATCCCAATTATTATTCAACCATCCGAAAAAGGCGACCGAGCATTAGATATTTATTCACGCTTACTTGCAGAGCGAATTATCTTTTTGCGAGGCGAAGTTACCGACGAGACAGCTAATCTCATCGTTGCACAAATGCTATTTCTTGACGCCGAAGATCCAGAGCGAGATATCACATTGTATATCAATAGTCCTGGAGGTTCGGTGACAGCAGGAATGGCTATTTACGATGCTATGAACCAAATTCGTTCAGACGTGTGTACTGTATGTATCGGTACTGCTGCCTCAATGGGATCGTTCTTGCTTTCCTCTGGAACTAAGGGTAAAAGATATGCTTTACCTAATGCTCGGATTATGATTCATCAACCATCAGGAGGCGCTCAAGGAAAAGCATCTGATATTGAAATACAAGCTAAAGAAATTTTGTATTTCCGCCAATTAATCAACAGGATACTTGCTACTAATACTGGTCAATCAATAGAAAAAATTGAAATGGATTCAGAACGCGATTTTTTCATGAGTGCTGAAGAAGCAAAAGAATACGGATTAATTGACAGTATCATCCTGAAAACATCTGCATCTCTTCAATCTGCAACCAGTCCTGACATCGATAAACAGCAGTGGAATGGAAGATAAAATAAAGGATACCAACCATGAAAATTCTCATCATTGGCGGTACAAATTTTATTGGCCCTCCTGTAGTTCGTCACTTAATCGCAATGGGTCATGAAGTGAGTGTATTTCATCGGGGAAAAACTAAGGCAAACTTACCACCAGATGTGCATGAAATTTTGGGCGATCGCTCTCAACTTGTTGAAATGAAAAGCAAGTTTCAGCAGCTTTCGCCCCAAGTTGTAGTAGATATGGTTGCTTACACCGAACAAGACGCACTCACGCTGATGAACACATTTGCAGGTATGGCTCAGCGTGTCGTTACGATCAGCAGTATGGATGTGTATCGTGCCTATGAGGTGATTTTAGGCAAGGAATCAGAAGTTGTACCTGTACCACTTACTGAAGATTCGCCCCTACGCTCCTCATTGTATCCATTCCGGGAAATGCCAATTAGACCCCTTGATGCACCAGTGGATTATGAAAAGATTCTGGTGGAACAGGTAGTGATGGCAAACCCCGATTTACCTGGGACAATTGTACGCCTGCCAATGGTATACGGTGAAAACGACCCACTCAACCGCCTGTTTCCATACTTGCAAAGGATGGGCGATCGCCGTTCTGCGATCCTCTTGGAAGAGAGTATCGCTAGGTGGTGTGGTTCTTACGGTTATGTGGAGAATATTGCTTATGCGATCGCCCTAGCAGCGACAAATGAACGCGCAACCAATTGCATTTATCATGTTGCTGATGTAGAAGTACTTACTGAAGCTGAACGCGTCACCAGAGTCGGGAAAATCGCACAATGGCAGGGCAAAGTTGTTGTCGTACCCAAAAGCCAGTTACCTCCAGAGTGGAAGTTACCCGTCAATACAGAACAAGATTGGCTTGTAGACTCAACTCGTATCCGTCAAGAGTTGGAATATGAGGAAATTGTTTCACTAGATGAAGCACTGCAACGAACAATTAATTGGCAGTGGAATCATTCACCCCAACAACCGCAGCAATTCGCAGCACCGTGGTTGCTCGACTATGCCACAGAAGATGCGATTTTAACAAAAGTCGCATAACCACACCTAAAGGGACGGACACCACTACAGTTAACAAGATTAAAAGTGCTTAACATTTCGTTACGATAAAGTCATCAAGAGAGGTGAAAAAACTTCTCAAAGCTGAAAAATCGAAGGTAAACGACATGAATGGCACGATTCGCGTTGGCAACCTCTTTGGGATTCCCTTTTATATCCATCCGTCCTGGTTCTTTGTCTTAGGTTTGGTGACTTGGAGTTATAGCAATGGACTAGCGGCGCAATTTCCCCAATTAGGCGGGGGATTGGCTTTGCTACTAGGATTGATGACGGCGCTATTGTTATTTAGCTCTGTTGTTGCCCATGAATTAGGACACAGCTTTGTTGCCATTCGCCAGAAAATTGATGTCAAATCAATTACATTGTTTATATTTGGCGGGCTGGCAAGCTTAGAAAAAGAATCGGAAACCCCAGCTGAAGCTTTCTGGGTAGCGATCGCTGGCCCTTTAGTTAGTTTGGTGCTATTCGGTATATTTACAGCAATTGGTTTTGCCACTGCCGCATCTGGCCCATTAGCAGCGATTCTTGGTTTGCTAGCTTATATTAACTTGGCATTAGCGCTGTTTAACCTAATTCCAGGCTTGCCTTTGGATGGCGGAAATATACTGAAAGCAGCAGTATGGAAAATTACGGGTAATCCTTATAAAGGTGTGGTTTTTGCCAGCCGAGTTGGACAAATCTTTGGTTGGGTGGCGATCGCCTCTGGTTTACTTCCGCTACTATTCTTTGGCAGCTTTGCTAACTTCTGGAACTTGTTAATCGGTTTCTTCTTACTGCAAAATGCTGGTAATGCGGCTCAGTTTGCTAGAGTCCAAGAACAACTGCAAGGATTGACAGCAGCAGACGCAGTCACAGTTAATAGTCCGGTAGTATCTGCCAATCTTACCCTCAGAGAGTTTGCCGATGAGCAAATCTTGAATGGACAAAACTGGCGTCGGTTCTTAGTAACAGATGATAGCGGGCAATTACTGGGAGCAGTAAATGTTAATGACATGCGTTCCATCCCTGCTGTACTGTGGTCAGAAACTCTAGTCAGAGAAATCATGCAACCAATCGAGGTGTCTAGCACTGTAAAATCCGATCAACCCTTGTTGGAAGTAGTACAGCTTCTCGAAGGACAAAAATTATCTGCACTGCCTGTGATTCGCGACAATGGAGCACTAGTGGGAATCTTAGAAAAAGCTGCAATTATTAACCTACTCCAAAAAAGAGTGCAAACAAACCCTGCATAATAGACTTCTTGCAGAAGTAGGGAAAGGGTAAAAGGAAAAGGTGAAAGGATTAATGAAATTCCTTTACCCTTTAACCTTTGCCCTTTACCCCATGTTTTTTAAGAAGAATGAGGCAATCCTAAGTAAGAACACTCAATATTAGCCTGTTTTATAGAATGCCCCCAATAGGGGGCTATTTTTTGGCTTGGCATCACAATGACGCATGTGGTAAGGTGCGATCGCCGCTCAACAGCAGCGATAAGTAGATTTTATCGGATATCGGGATTGCAAAGCTTGAAACTGCGTCTACCTAGTAAGTACATTCTGAAACGTTTATATCTCTCATCCACAAAGTTGTTGTGAGGAAATGTGGCGAGGTTTCTATGAATTGGATTAGAGAGTGCTTATTACCAAAGATGGAATACTTTTGTTATTTCACAATCTTCCTGCCAGGAATTTTGATATGTACAGTAGGGCTAACAAGTTATAGTTTTCTGGTAACTGAGGAATTTCTTCAACCTTATAGGCAACTCATAGAAAAATCTTTGAAAGTTGGTGCGGTTACTAGTGGTATTGGTCTAATCGGATTGACGGGTTCGGCTTTCTTAGCAGCGATGTATGATAAGGCAGTCGGTAACTCGCAGCTAGAGTTCGAGGAACAACAGTACAGCCACAAAATCAAGAGTTCTTCTCCATACTCAAAATACTCAAAATGCCGAAACTGTAAATTCTACAGTGGCAAATATTTATTGCCTTGTGCAGTGCATCCAGAATTAAAAGTAGATTGTCCAGACTGGGAACCACGCTGATAACTCGCCACAAATATCGAGGGAGAGGGGGAGAGGAGGAGATAGGGAGGTGGGGAGATTGGGAATTGGGCATTGGGGATTGGGCATTGGTTTTCTTACCGATGCCCCATGCCCCATCACCCTATATCTCCAAGCCCTCCTTTTCATTTGAAGATTTACTCATCGATTCAATCAGGCTGTCTTCTCAAACCCATTGAGTATCAAATGCATCTTGACCATTCCCATAAATCAAATCTCCATATTCTTGCCAATGGGCTGCTTGTTGTGGAGAGAGTGGCGGAGAGTGTAGAACAGAGAGGTTTGCCTCTAATTGTTGCTTGTTTTTTGGAGCAGTGAGTGCTAGATGTACGGCTGGGTGACGTAGCACATAGCGATAACAGTCTGCTGCCGTGGGTGGTTTTTCCTGCCAGTTGGGATGCCCTTTCAGCAGCGATCCCCAACGCGTGCAGGTGAACGCGACTACAGGAATGCTAGCTTTTTGAGCGCTGGGTAAAACATCTTCTTCTGCCTTCCGGTGTGCCATATTGTAACGGTGCATTAACACCTCACACTGAACACGCTCTATAAGTTTTAAGGCGATAGGTCGGTTGTGCGTTGTAACTCCCACGTAACGCACAAGTCCTTTTTGTTTCCATGACCACAATTCATCAAGCAGCGCCTGAACCTGAATTATGTCATCACTAGGGGAGACATATTCAATAAAGAATACATCCACTCGATCAACATTGAGGCGATGACGACAGGCATCCAGATAATCACGTAACTTACTCCTATCTCGGTTTTCACTCCCCGTTACAACCAACACCTGTTCGCGCTTTGTCGTTAAGAGAGTCTTTAATCCATCCAGGAAGTTTTCAAACTCCAGATTATAAAAAAAGAAGTAATTGATTCCTGCCTCCCATGCTGCTGAGACACATTCGGCATCCATCTGCTGTTGCCCTGCCAAACCGAGAATGTTTGCTGTCTTTCCCTGTTGTGTTACTAGCTTCACGGTCAACTGCTCCCATTTGTTTATATCACTGTATATGCCAGCAGGAATTCTTGAGGATATTATGGCAGTTCCATAGGCGATCGCTTTACTGAATTGACGAAATGTAAAAAGTTTAAAACTGTTAGATAAGGCTATAGACTTTGAGATAAATGGAGCGATCGCACACTGCACTATGCCGCCTCATGAATAGCTTCAGAACTGACTGTTTTACTTGCTGCCTAATTTACTTCTGCCCAATTCAATTTTTTTACCTTTTATTGATACCTTAGCTAGCCGCATATTCCCTAGAAAAATTCTTTTGGTTTGCCGAATGTGTTCACCCAAGTAGATGAAAAAAATATCATCAATTCGGGTCATCCAAGTGGATGATATCCAAACTCTTAAAAAAGGTGAACCTAGAACTAGAGAGTATTAATTGCACTTTGCTCTAGTGAGGAGAAACCTATGAGGATTGCTAGTTTAACAACTGCCGCACTGGTTGCTAGTTCTATTATCTTCTCAGCTGGTTTTGCCTCGGCTCAACAACCAGTTCAACCACGCGGTATGAACGGTAGCTACATTGGTGCTGGTGTTGCTGCTGGCGTCACCAATGGAGGACAACAAAATGACGCAGCTTTATTAGGTGGAAATGTGCAAGGACGAGCCGCTATTCCTAATGCGCCTGTTTCACTTCGCGGTTCAGTTCTGTTTGGTGGCGATGCAACTGCATTAATGCCGATGCTAACTTACGATGCACCCATTGCCAAAAACACCAACGTTTATTTGGGTGGTGGTTACTCGTTTATTACCGAGGAAGGTAAGAGTACTCAATTGGGAAATAGAAATGCTCCTGTGGTAACTCTTGGTGCTGAATCAGAAGTTGCCAAAAATACCGTCATTTATGGTGATGCGAAGTGGGGTATTGACGCTTACGAAAATAGTGATGCTGATGCCCTTAGTTTCCAAACAGGTATAGGTCTGCGTTTCTAATGGAACCTTCGTGCGAGTCTTAAGAGAAGTAGCCATAGAATGCCAATAGGCATTTACACTCGAAATATGCCGGATAAAATCTACGCCCTAGCTAGTAATGCTTACTAGTTAGGGTTTTCTTATTTGGAGGATGACCAAAGGCGATCGCCGATATACAGCAGATTTCAAGTAGTATACTCGGTGATAAGTGGCAGTTTAATAGAAGCGCTACAAGCTATTGGTGGAAGGCGTTACTCTCTTCTAAACTAAAAAACAAAGCAATATTTCCAAAAGTTTTATGAAATATATTCTCCGATTATTAGAGAGTCCATTTTGGGCATTAGTACGCAAAGAATTTCGGCAAATTCTGCGTAACAAACAGTTAATTGTATTGCTGATTGTGCCACCAACAGTACAATTATTGATCTACGGCACGGCACTTAATCCTGATGTTCACAATTTGCGATTAGGTGTGATTGACTATGCCAATGTTGAGGCAAGTCGGGAATTAGTCTCAGCGATGACTTCTAATCGCGTTTTTATTTTAGAATCAGTTCCTACTAGTGAGAAGGAATTGAGTCGTCAGGTAGAGGAGGGAAAGCTGGATGTGGGCGTCATTATTCCACCAGAATTTCCGCGCCGATTAGCACAAAAATCAGCAGAAATTCAAGTTTTCATTGATGGAGTGGATGCGAATACAGCAGGTATTGCCAGCGGCTACATGAATCAGATTATTCAACAGTACAATCGTGGGTTGGCACAAGTTCAGACGAGTTCTTTTGTGTCACCTCAAGTGGTATTTCTCTACAATCCTGGACTAACGAGTAGCTGGTTTTTTGTTCCAGGTGTCATGGGTTTAGTTTTAACGTTAATTGGCACACTCGTGTCAGCAGTGACGGTAGTCAAAGAGAAAGATACAGGAACTTTAGAGCAGCTATTGATGACACCAGCGGCAGACTGGGAGATTTTACTCTCAAAAATTGTGCCTTTGGTGTTGCTGATGATGGGGGATGTACTGCTTGCTTTGACTTTAGGACTAGTTGTCTTTAATTTGCCGTTTCGTGGTAATTTTTTGTTATTTTTCGGCTTGTCGAGTATGTATTTATTCGTAGGAATTAGTTTGGGAATGATGCTGGCAACAATTACGCGATCGCAACAGCAAGTAGTACTCACATCCTTTTTTATCAACATGCCATTAGTGCAGACTTCAGGCGCGATCGCCCCAATCGAAGCGATGCCCCCCTTTTTCCAAGTCCTGTCTCTCCTCAATCCCTTACGTCATTACATCACCATTGTTCGGGGCATTTTACTGAAAGGGGTAGGTATAGATGTTCTGTGGATGAACGTTCTGGCATTAGTTGGTTTTGCAGTGGTGTTAATGACTATCAGTGTGAAGAGGTTTCGCAGTCAGTTGAGTTAAGCGATCGCCTACTTGAAACTTGAACGCACGCCTGTAGAAGAGTCTTGGTACAGAAATTTCGCTTAACCTGAATTCTGCTGTGCCATTCTCGCCGCCATGCGAGATTTCATTGCTTCTATTATCTCTGGTGTTGGTTCGGTAGTTTGCCATGCCGGACGTGCTATTAAGCGATCGCACCAAGCACTTAGTTTTGGATACTCACTTAAAGACATAGCCCCTCTCGACAACCAGGGTATGATAGTTCCAGCAACAACCTCGGCTAGAGTTAGGTTTTGACTGCCAAAGTAAGGGCGATCGTCTAATAAACTTTCAAAAAACTTCAGCACCGTTGCAACTTTCTGCTGTGCTTGCTTGATTTTTTCTGGATCTCCTCCAGGCAAACCTAATATCAGCGTAGATAGTGGAAGAACATTTGGCATCAACTCATTAATAGTTACCAATTCCACCATCCGCACAACTGCCAAATCCTTGACATCTTTTGGTAACATCGCAGGCGTTGGGTACTTTGCCTCTAAATAGTCCAAAATTGCCAAGGATTCTACTATATTAAAGCCGTCATCTACCAAAACTGGAATGTGATGGAAAGGGCTAATTGCCAAAAAATCTGGTTTAAACTGCTCCCCATCCACCAGCTTGATCTGTACTAGTTCAAACTCAAGTCCTTTTTCCAGCAGTGTAATCCAAACACGGCGGGAGTTGGGAGACATGGGCGCGTGATAAAGCGTCAGCATGGGATAATCTCACTGTTTAATGAGTAGTGTTACTGGGTTCGCAGTAAGCACAAAGCGTGCTTAATTGAGCACTATAGACGCGTAGTGGTGAACTAGTAGGGCGGGCAATGCCAATTTTATACTCAATGCGGTTTGGTTAACGGTAGTCGTCACCCTAAAGAGTGGGGCTACACGAGCGAAGCCTGCTTTTACAGGCTTGGTTATTATAGCTTTAA harbors:
- the clpP gene encoding ATP-dependent Clp endopeptidase proteolytic subunit ClpP, translated to MNTPTQPSIPIIIQPSEKGDRALDIYSRLLAERIIFLRGEVTDETANLIVAQMLFLDAEDPERDITLYINSPGGSVTAGMAIYDAMNQIRSDVCTVCIGTAASMGSFLLSSGTKGKRYALPNARIMIHQPSGGAQGKASDIEIQAKEILYFRQLINRILATNTGQSIEKIEMDSERDFFMSAEEAKEYGLIDSIILKTSASLQSATSPDIDKQQWNGR
- a CDS encoding NAD-dependent epimerase/dehydratase family protein → MKILIIGGTNFIGPPVVRHLIAMGHEVSVFHRGKTKANLPPDVHEILGDRSQLVEMKSKFQQLSPQVVVDMVAYTEQDALTLMNTFAGMAQRVVTISSMDVYRAYEVILGKESEVVPVPLTEDSPLRSSLYPFREMPIRPLDAPVDYEKILVEQVVMANPDLPGTIVRLPMVYGENDPLNRLFPYLQRMGDRRSAILLEESIARWCGSYGYVENIAYAIALAATNERATNCIYHVADVEVLTEAERVTRVGKIAQWQGKVVVVPKSQLPPEWKLPVNTEQDWLVDSTRIRQELEYEEIVSLDEALQRTINWQWNHSPQQPQQFAAPWLLDYATEDAILTKVA
- a CDS encoding site-2 protease family protein codes for the protein MNGTIRVGNLFGIPFYIHPSWFFVLGLVTWSYSNGLAAQFPQLGGGLALLLGLMTALLLFSSVVAHELGHSFVAIRQKIDVKSITLFIFGGLASLEKESETPAEAFWVAIAGPLVSLVLFGIFTAIGFATAASGPLAAILGLLAYINLALALFNLIPGLPLDGGNILKAAVWKITGNPYKGVVFASRVGQIFGWVAIASGLLPLLFFGSFANFWNLLIGFFLLQNAGNAAQFARVQEQLQGLTAADAVTVNSPVVSANLTLREFADEQILNGQNWRRFLVTDDSGQLLGAVNVNDMRSIPAVLWSETLVREIMQPIEVSSTVKSDQPLLEVVQLLEGQKLSALPVIRDNGALVGILEKAAIINLLQKRVQTNPA
- a CDS encoding aldo/keto reductase codes for the protein MQCAIAPFISKSIALSNSFKLFTFRQFSKAIAYGTAIISSRIPAGIYSDINKWEQLTVKLVTQQGKTANILGLAGQQQMDAECVSAAWEAGINYFFFYNLEFENFLDGLKTLLTTKREQVLVVTGSENRDRSKLRDYLDACRHRLNVDRVDVFFIEYVSPSDDIIQVQALLDELWSWKQKGLVRYVGVTTHNRPIALKLIERVQCEVLMHRYNMAHRKAEEDVLPSAQKASIPVVAFTCTRWGSLLKGHPNWQEKPPTAADCYRYVLRHPAVHLALTAPKNKQQLEANLSVLHSPPLSPQQAAHWQEYGDLIYGNGQDAFDTQWV
- a CDS encoding outer membrane beta-barrel protein; this encodes MRIASLTTAALVASSIIFSAGFASAQQPVQPRGMNGSYIGAGVAAGVTNGGQQNDAALLGGNVQGRAAIPNAPVSLRGSVLFGGDATALMPMLTYDAPIAKNTNVYLGGGYSFITEEGKSTQLGNRNAPVVTLGAESEVAKNTVIYGDAKWGIDAYENSDADALSFQTGIGLRF
- a CDS encoding ABC transporter permease, with the protein product MKYILRLLESPFWALVRKEFRQILRNKQLIVLLIVPPTVQLLIYGTALNPDVHNLRLGVIDYANVEASRELVSAMTSNRVFILESVPTSEKELSRQVEEGKLDVGVIIPPEFPRRLAQKSAEIQVFIDGVDANTAGIASGYMNQIIQQYNRGLAQVQTSSFVSPQVVFLYNPGLTSSWFFVPGVMGLVLTLIGTLVSAVTVVKEKDTGTLEQLLMTPAADWEILLSKIVPLVLLMMGDVLLALTLGLVVFNLPFRGNFLLFFGLSSMYLFVGISLGMMLATITRSQQQVVLTSFFINMPLVQTSGAIAPIEAMPPFFQVLSLLNPLRHYITIVRGILLKGVGIDVLWMNVLALVGFAVVLMTISVKRFRSQLS
- a CDS encoding glutathione S-transferase family protein — protein: MLTLYHAPMSPNSRRVWITLLEKGLEFELVQIKLVDGEQFKPDFLAISPFHHIPVLVDDGFNIVESLAILDYLEAKYPTPAMLPKDVKDLAVVRMVELVTINELMPNVLPLSTLILGLPGGDPEKIKQAQQKVATVLKFFESLLDDRPYFGSQNLTLAEVVAGTIIPWLSRGAMSLSEYPKLSAWCDRLIARPAWQTTEPTPEIIEAMKSRMAARMAQQNSG